Genomic window (Paenibacillus sp. 37):
AACTACACCCTTCTTTACAAAGAATGGATCACGTTTGCGGTAACCGTTATTAACCATCATATATCTGTCGCCTCCTCGTTTTTCTATTACTCTTTTTGGTTATTACTCCTTTATTTTACCATAACGTTGATCAGCTGCCTTCTTAGTTTTTGTCATTCCATCGTTTCCCCACAAACAAAAAGATGGCCCTGTCCACCTTATTGGCAGACAGGGCAACTATGGTGATACCAGATTAGCTTTATCCTCAGCTTACCTTAGCAAGTCGCGTGGCACGCATCGATGCGGTTGCATATACGATAAGCGCAATCCAGATGAGCGCGAAACCAACGAGCAGAACTGGCGAGACCGTTTCCTTGAATACAAACACACTCAGGATCAGCATGATTGTCGGACCAATATACTGCACAAAACCTAGTGTGGACAATGACATTCGAGCAGCCGCCCGTGCAAAGAACAGCAGTGGCAGCGCCGTCACCACGCCGGAAAGCAGCAGTTCGAAGAACATCGGTGCAGGCAACGTCCATGCCGTTGCTTTTCCCACAATGGCCAAGTAGATCCAGTAACCGAGTGCGATGGGCAGAACTACAGCTGTCTCCGAAAATAAGCCCACTGAAGCATCTTGCTTGATCTTCTTCTTCGCCAGACCGTACAAGCCAAATGACACGGCCAGCGAGATCGCAACCCATGGGAAACGTCCGTAGTCGATAGCGATGATAAGCACCGCGACACCAGCGATGGCAATCGCGAGCCATTGTCCACGGTTTGGCTTTTCATGAAGGAAGACAACCGCCAGCAGCACATTCAGTAACGGGTTCAAATAATAGCCCAGACTTGTCTCAACCACATGACCGTTGTTAACTGCCCAGATGAAGATCAGCCAGTTAATAGCAATTAGCAGTCCACTTGCGGTAAGGGACAGCAGGGTCGAACGACTGGTCAGAATTCGCTTCATGTCACCCCAACGACGTTGGACGGCAACGAAAATTCCCATAAAGACAAATGACCAGACGACCCTGTGCGATAAAATCTCGCCTGCCGGTACATTTTCAAACAACTTCCAATACAGCGGGAGAACCCCCCACATGATATACGCAATGATTGCGTTGATTAATCCACTATTCATAACTGTATCCCCTCTTATTGCTCTGATATCTCAACGGATTATACGCCTCGATCCTCGTTTAAGTAAAGGGGTAATAGGTCATACAGGAATCCATGCCTAGTTCAAATGACTTTTTTTTGAGCAAAATCCCCCGTATAGCGCTACCAAATTATACTTTGCGCTTTTTCTTTCTTACTATCATATAGAGGATAAAGATCGCCGCTAATACGAATATACCTACGATATACAAATCGATGTCTTGCTCAAACATAAACCACATTTTGTGTTCTAAGTTTACTTGTTGTTTGGGTAGATATCCTTCCCCGAATAGTTCAGTTGCTTGATTAATATTGTTCATTTCGATGGTCGAACTGCACGGACTACTGCTTAACTCGACATTCGCCTCACTAAAGTAGATTAAGTATTTGTTGCCTTCCTTGAAATCAAACCCCCAAGTATAGTTCGTTCCGATAATTAGTTGAGAGCTAACTTCAGTATTCCAACTCCTCTCAGCTTCCACTAAAATATATCTAATTTTCTCTTTTGTGCCCGTAAACCCCTTTTGCTTTAAGTCCACCTTTACTTGCTTTACTTCACCATAAACAGCTCCATCATATATTTCTAACTGTTCTTGGGGACCTCCCGATTCAACACATGACAAAGCGTTAGCATTTTGTGCATTTGAGATAAAAAACACGGTAGAGAAACAAAATATTAACGTGAAAATACGAAGCTTCAGTTCATCCACCTTCTTCTCATCATCTTAATTCGTACATCTTTATTGACCTGTTTAACAGGAAAAATGTTGCATTTTTCCTGACTTTAGGTGGATCAACAAAGAAGCAACCAACCGGACACAGTTGGTTACTCCACTTGGCTTTTTAAGTTTCGTATTTCTTTTTCCATTCTTCACTCCATTTTTGAAAACTTTTTCCCGTTACTTCTTCCAATGTTTTTCCATCCAACGAATATGGTGCTCCATCCATTGCTGCATTTGGGAAGGATGTCCCCCCTATAACTTTGCCTTCACAAAGTATTATTGAAACTTTGGATTTACTATCGTCTAACGTTCCCAGAGGATGGTTTGTTACTGTAAAGCTATACACCGATATTTCCATTCCGAAATACTGTTCGGGTTCTACTTTTTGAACCGCCCATGTCTGTCTATATGGTATCGTTTCCGTTATCCCGTAGAGTAGTTTGTCTTTGCTTAGAGTGTATTTCTGAACTTGACCATCGTACGAAGAAATTTTATAACCTTTTGCCTTAACATATTCTGTCGCAGTCTTTTGATCACCTGTGATCGTGAGTTCATCTGTACCCAACATCGTGACCTCGTTATTGCACCCAGCAATGATAAAAAAAACTAGCGCTAATACAATACGGATAGGTTTAAAATACATCAAGTTCTCCCCCCGCAACGTGAAGTAGTTTATTCATTTTTTTGACGATTAGTTTATTAAAATGGTTTTACTATTCTGCCGTTACATTAACAAAAAAGCTGCCGACCCTTTTGATCAACTGCCGAATGGTGTTCATTTTATTGACGTTCCTCCAACATGAAACACACCAATTACAGTTTCACCATCCTTGTCATACAGTGGAATATCCCACCCGTCTGGTGATCTGCTGTTCTGTATCGCAATAGCTTCTTCAGGTGTTTTTGGTTGCTCGCCATCCATGTCTTTTTTCAGCAGATATCCTTCTGTACCATCCACACCAGTAGCCAGGATTAAATCAGGTTCCGTTTCTGGAGAAGTCGCATATGCGGCAGAACCATATGTCTGTCCATTCTTATTTTTCGGATAAAGAGAAGTGATGTGAATTTGATTCATCGCATTTTTAACGTTTGGATATTGGGATAACCCCGAACCACTCGATACACTAATCATTAAAGCCACAAAGATCAATAGTATAACTCCATTAGAATACATCTTCACAACTGTTCACTCCCTTATACTTTTAGGCTCGCAGAAAATCTGATTAAAAGAAGTAGGCCTTCCATATAATCGCATTTACATCCCATATTTAGAATAATATAACATAGATTCAAAGGAGTATTTGGAAGTTGAACGATAATCATCTAACCTGTCTAACTTTATTGCAGAACATCCCTCTTCGATAACATAAAAAAACGGACACCGATCTGTGGAGATCAGCGTCCGTTTGTATGTTCCATATAATAATTTAAAAGTGTTACTTCACTTCGCCGACAACGGTAAAGCGCTCGTTTTTGTGTTGTGGATTCTCGATCTCATCAACCAAAGCAATCGCATAGTCTGCATAGCTGATGTAGCTGTTGCCCTCGCTATTCACGAGAATAACATCGTTGCCTGCTTGATATTTGCCGGTGCGTACACCTTCTGGATTAAAGAATCCAGCCGGACTCAGGAATGTCCATTGAATACCTGAAGATGCTTGCAGATCCTGCAAGTTTTGGCCTTGGTTCGTTGCAGTTGCTTTGTATGCATCAGGGAATCCTGGGGATTCAAAGAGACGCAATGTCTTGGACTCGTCTGTGAACAGGCTTCCTGCTCCACCTACAACGATCAGACGAGTGTTTGGTGCATCTTTCAGGATGTTGATCAACGCTTGTCCTACTTCCACATGCAGGTTTTCTTTACCCGCCAGTGCACCAAATGCATTTACAACCACATCGAAAGCTTTAACATCTTCAGCTGTAAGATCAAATACATCTTTCTCCAGCGTATTCAGGCTTTTATCTTCCAATTTGGATGCATTACGAACGATTGCCGTCACTTTATGCCCTCTGTCTGCTGCTTCTTTCAAAATCACACTTCCCGCTTTGCCTGTTGCACCAATGATTGCAATGTTCATCATGATCTCTCCTTTAAATTATCGATATGGTTTATGTTTGAACTTTATATTGTAACTATAGTTGTTACAATTATGTTTGTCAACCATGCAACTTTCAGTACACGCAAAAAAGCCCCTGATATCATGCCCGTGCAAAACGGATACAATTCAGAGGCTATCTATTAAAGGGATTGCAAACTGCTTATTTCAAAACAAGATTGGGAAACCGCTGAACAACTCAGTTTCTTAACAATCTTTATCAGGTACACCCGCGTCTTCCTTCGTACGGAAAGAAGATCCACAGCCACAAGTCGCTACCGCGTTCGGATTATGGATGGTGAACCCACCCGTCATACCGGACTCTTCAAAATCAATTTCGAGACCATCCAGATACTTCAGGTTTTCCTTCTCGACTACAACCTTCATGCTCTGAATATCCATATACAGGTCCTCATCGGACTCTTTATCGTCAAAGCCCATGGCGTACGAAAATCCGGTGCAACCGCCTGGTGCTACGCCAAGACGCAGGAACATACCAGGTGTCTCTTGCTGTGCAAGCATCTCTTTCAATCTGTCAGCAGCCGTTTCGCTGATGTTAATCATGCCAGGTCACTCTCCTTTTTCATATAAAATCAATGTTCAAAAAGGGCGCTTTTCAATACCAAGAAGATGGGATGAAGATAGAAATGGAGTAGCGGAGCGTAGGCAAAACTACGTGAGCAACTACAATGTTTCCAAAGGAAACATACTTCGTAAGCCTCCCGCCTATTTCGGTGAATCCCATATTCGACGCTGAGATGCCGCTATGCATCCCTCGTAATCAAAAGCGTACTTTTTGAACAACCTTTCATTAACTCTTCTTTAAATTATACTCCACCCCGTCAAGGGTCTCAAGTCATGTTTGCCTCTTTCCGCGTTCCCCCTGTACTCCTTTTTCTTCCCAGTGTATTGAACCCCCGGGACACGAGGTTTATAATGAATAGGTGGTCGCACTGAAATGTCGTTATTTTGTCATGACTTATTCAGACGATGGTCATAATTGGAGTTGTAATTTTTTTCACATTTCGAGACTGCAACGCAGTCCCCAATGCATATATGAGTCAACAGACTCCATTTTTTGAAAAAATTTAGCTTTCATATGCAGCACGCGCTGCACCGGGTAAATAAGAGTTAGTCCAACTAAGAAGGCGGCAGTTGACCGCATCTTTTCTATGTAGTTCTGTATGCAGATCCTACACACAACTCAAATCCGGTTAAGAACAGGAGGAAATAATATGTCTACATTGGTAACACCGTTCACAGACAAAAGAATGGCTGAAATCGTCGAGAAAGTGCAGAACGGCGTAAGGCTGAGCGTGGAAGACGGCGTATATCTGTATGAAACAGATGATCTGCTGACTTTGGGCCAGCTGGCCAATGAGGCCAACCTGCGGAAGAATGGTAAGAAAGTATATTTCATCGAGAACATGAGTCTTTACTTTACGAACGTATGCGAAGCCCACTGCGCTTTTTGTAATTTCCGCAAAGACCAGGGTGAAGAAGGCTCCTATACATTATCCGGTCAGGAAATGATCGATTATGTGGAACAGCATATTCATCCGGGCGTACGTGAGTTCCATATCGTAGGCGGACATAACAACCATGTTCCTTTTCAATATTATGTCGATTCCCTGCGTGCTTTAAACGAGAAATATCCGGATGTTACACTGAAAGCTTACACGGCAGCCGAGATTGATTTCTTCACCCGGATTAGCGGACTCAGCATCAGAGAAGTTCTGCAAGAGCTGCAAAAAGCAGGTCTGAAAACATTGACTGGTGGCGGCGCTGAGATTCTGTCGGATGAATATCGCAAAAAAATGCGTGTAGACAAAGCCAACGTGGACCGTTATCTTGAGGTGCACCGAACAGCTCATGAGCTGGGCATGCGTACACATACTACGATGTTGTATGGATCGATCGAATCCTATGAGGATCGCGTTAACCACATGGTGCAGATTCGTGAATTGCAAGACGAGACCAACGGATTTATGGTCTTTATCCCTCTTTCCATGCAGCCAAAAAGTAAAAACGCAAGCATTATGCGTCGTAACTCGGCATATGAGGATCTCAAAACAATTGCGATCAGCCGTCTGATGCTGGATAACATCGATCATATCAAAGCATACTTCATTAACATCGGTCCACAGCTGACTCAAGTCGCTCTTGGTTTCGGTGCTTCGGATGCACATGGTACGATCGTTCGGGAACGCATTAGTCATGCGGCAGGTGCACTCACACCTGAAGGCCTTACACGTAAAGAGCTTATATGGCTCATTAAGGGTGCAGGACGTATTCCGGTAGAACGTGATACGTTCTACAATGAAATTCAAGTGTACGAATAGGATATAACTCCATCCACAACCAATATTGCACCAGCACCACTCCAGAACGCAGCTTTCATGATAGGGAGACGTTTGAATTCGAGTGGTGCAAACTGCTGAATAATATCTACAATTTTCAATGTCTACTTTTCAATTATTCAAATCATAACAAAAGGAGCAGCTATGTTATTGCATAGCTGCTCCACAGTTTACAGCCCCATTTCAGTGGGACTGATGCAGAAAGGAAGCCGAGTCATGAAAAATTTCGTCATTCTTGGAGGCGGCTATGGCGGCCTCACCATCATCAAGGAACTTCTGGAAGGTAAAATTCCATCCGATACACAAATTATTTTGGTGGACCGCAGCCCCTTTCAGGGATTAAAGACAGAATATTACGCACTCGCAGCAGGAACCGTATCTGATTATGACCTGCGTATCCAATTTCCAGTGAGCGATAAAGTCACTTACCGTTATGGAGAAGTTACCTCGATTGACCTGGAACAGCGTCAGATTGAATTTGAAGGCCAAGACCCGCTTGAATACGACAAGCTTGTCATCGGACTTGGTTGTACAGACCGTTTCCACAACACACCAGGCGCAGAAGACTACAGCTGTACCATTCAAAGCTTTAGCAAAACACGCGAGACTTACCTGCGACTTAATGAAGTCAAAGCCTATGGCAATGTGCATATCGTAGGCGGTGGATTAAGTGGTGTCGAGATGGCAGCCGAACTTCGTGAGAGCAGACCCGATCTAAACATCAGTATTCTGGATCGTGGTGAACGTGTATTATCAGCCTTCCCGCAACGTCTGTCTGTGTATGTGCATGAATGGTTCAACGAACATCAGGTAGAGACACGCGGGCATATCGCCATTTCACGTGTTGAACCTAATGCCATCTATAACCGGGATGAACAGATTCTAACGGATGCTGTCGTGTGGACTGCAGGCATTCAGCCCGTAAAAGTGGTACAGGATCTGGACGTGACCAAAGACCCTCAAGGACGTGTCGTCCTGAATGAATACTACCAAATCCCGGAATATACCGATGTCTATGTGGTTGGTGACTGTGCCAGTGTACCTTATGCACCTAGCGGTCAAGCTGCGGAAGTACAGGGTGAGCAGATCGCCCATATTCAGCATGCCCTCTGGAAAGGCGAAAAGCCCAATCCACATCCACTCAAGCTTCGTGGCACACTCGGTGCACTCGGCAAGAAGTCTGGGTTTGGGCTGATGGGCAAAACGTCCATGATGGGACGTGTACCTCGTATTTTGAAAAGTGGTGTGCTCTGGATGTCCAAGCGTCATCTCGGTTAGTCGAGATCGAGATCGTCCCATGCATCGGCTTCGGCAACTTTGGCCAGAATGGCGTTATATAGATCTTCCACTTTGTCCGTGATGACAACTTCGCCATTTACCAGTGCAAATGGAGTCATAGAACATTGGCCGCAGTTGGTGAGGCAGCCATATTCAATCACGTCATAGTCTGGATTTTCTTCCAGTTGATCCATGACTTCATCTGTGCCAAAATGCATATTATTGGCACAAAATTCAATAATCGGTCTCATTTAAGTTCACCTGCTTTGTTTGACCATTTTAATTTGTGGCCATTTGTAATATAATATAGGAAGGAAAGGAGTTGAACAATATGAGCGAAAACGCACAAAGCACCATGTATGATGAGGTATCTGATGTGCTTGATAAACTTCGTCCGTTCCTGCAGCGCGATGGCGGTGACGTGGAACTGGTCGACGTGGAGGACGGCATCATTAAGCTGAAACTGGTCGGTGCCTGCGGCAGTTGCCCAAGCTCCACCATTACCTTAAAAGCCGGGATTGAACGTGCCCTTCTCGAAGAAGTTGAGGGTGTACAAGAAGTCGTACAAGTATTCTAATCAATCCTTCACGAAATAAACCTCAAGAGCCTTTCGCTTCGCATGAAGCGGAGGGCTCTTTTTTTGTGTGCATATGCAGAGAGTCCATGTTCACAGTCACCTTGACCCGTTTCCACGTACAATCCTTCAATTCACCTTTTAAGTATCCTCGCGCTGTATGGTTGGACGAATCGGATCAAGTCCTCCAGATACATCCATAATGTTACCTGTTATAAAATCGGAATGATCAAGGCACAGATACGTAATCACTCGTGCAATATCTTCACCGCTGCCTGGTCGCCCTCTTGGCGTTTCCTCATCGGTGATGCCTGCCATTTCATCAATCGTTTTCTCTTTGTTCGCACCACGAATGTCACCTGGACATACCATGTTAACCGTAATTCCATACGGAGCTTCTTCAACCGCTAGCGTCTTTGTAAAAGATACCAGACCCACCTTGGCAGCCGCATATACGGCGCGATGAGGCCAGGATCTCGCTTCTCCAGCGTGACTGAAGCCAAAATGGATAATGCGTCCCCATTGCTTGCGTCTCATCTCTGGCAATACACGCTGATCCAGTAACATCGGTCCCAACAGATTACCCTGCACAAGCATCTGGACCTCAGCTTCAGAATAATCCGCAAATAATCGTCGTTCACGGACAAATGGACCCGCGTTATTCACCAAAATATCAATACTGCCCAGGTTGCCTTCCACCTGCTCAACCAATGAAGAGATATCTTCCACCTTGGATATATCAGCCTGGATGGCAATGCACCGCACACCCTTGGCTATAATCTGAGCCTTTAAAGCCTCAGCTTCTATTCTGCTGTGTACATAGTTGAGGGCAATATGACACCCTTGATCTGCCAGACTGAGGGCCGTCATTTTACCAAGACCTTTGGCACTTCCCGTTATGAGGGCAACTTTTCCCTTCACGTTCATCCCCCTCTTCAAAGAGCAGTCACTATCCAGTATAAAAGATTTATCGTCCTCCTACAACTCGCTTATCCACAAGGGATTATCCACCTTTAATTCCAGATATATCTTGATTGAAATCGAGCACCTATGGTACTGTCGAGGATATAACCCGAAAGGACCTTTACATAAATATGATTAACAAAAGATGGATATCATTTCTTACATTTTTAATGTTGAGTTTATTCACAGTCTTTAGTGCCTTACAGGTATCAGCGGCCAGTGAGAGTGAGCAAGCGCCTGATGAGTACGATTGGATTATTGGACCAGCATCTGTCTCTATGGACGGTAAGGCCACCCTGGAGGTCCCTGAAAGCCATTCCTATCTTGATAAGGCCAATACCCAACGCTCGATACTTAACAGTGATGGGAAGCCTAACGGGAATGAAATCGGAAGCCTAACCAGCAATAGTGAATTCGGCTCGTGGTATGTTGTGTTTGAATACGTGAAAACAGGTCATATTCATGATGACGATCAAAATTTGAGTGCCGAAGAACTGTTAAGCAGTTATATCCGAGGCACAGAAGAAGATAACAGAGAACTTGATCCTAAATATAGAACGTACATAACGGGGTGGGAAATCGAACCGGCATATGACAGTACCAAACATCAGTTGGTTTACTCCCTTGGTTTTAAGAATGCTGATCAGCAAGCCATGGTCAATTACAATGTAAAACTCCTGACACGCGAAGGGTACATCACAGCCATTCTGGTTACAGATACGGCCAACTTTCAACAGAGCCGCCAGACATTCGAGGAAACTGTCCTTAATCAACTTCACATCAATGCAGGATATACCTACGAGGAGTACAATGCTTCGACTGACAAAACATCCACCATAGGGCTCAACAGTCTTCTGATGGGCGGGATCGGGTACACGGCTTCCCAGAAATTCAGTGCTCTTCTTTTGCTCAAAAAAGGATGGGCTTTGATCCTCGTTGTCGTCCTTGGGTTAATCGGTTGGATCAGATACAAGATCAAAAGCTCACACGGAGAAGAAGAAACACTCTCTCCCTCCGAGAGAACGTACCTGCAGGAAGCAGATGAGCAGCAGTATGCTGATCAGAATGAATTATCCTACTACCGCCAATCTGGACATCCACCCAACGCGGAGAAACAAGATAAGCCCTAACCCTTCCCTTATTAATCCCCACGTCAGCACAGATTAGGAAACATAAAATAAGCCGTATATCTCTTCAGAAGAGATATACGGCTTATTCTTAATAGCTTCACAACATATCATACATATCGTGAATTATTCAGTTGCAGGTTCAACTGCACCTTTATAACGTTCTTTGATGAATGTTTTCACTTCTTCGGAGTGCAGAGCAGCAGCCAGTTTTTGGATTGCATCTGCATCCTTGTTGTCCTCACGGGAAACGAGGATGTTTGCGTATGGGTTACCTTGCAGATCTTCGATCAGCAAAGCATCATTCGCTGGATTCAGGTTTGCTTCAAGCGCATAGTTAGCGTTGATGAATACCAGATCCGCTTCATCCAATTGACGAGGCATCATGGCTGCATCCAGCTCGATAATATTCAGATTTTTCGGATTGGCTGTGATATCTTGAATCGTAGATGTAATATTTGTGTTGTCTTTCAGCGTAATAATGCCTTCCTTCGCAAGCAACAACAGTGCACGTCCACCATTGGATGGGTCATTTGGAATGGCTACTTTTGCGCCGTCAGCCAATTCATCCAAAGACTTAATCTTCTTGGAGTATCCACCAAAAGGTTCAACATGAACAGGTGTTACAGTAACGAGGTTGAATCCACGTTCTTTATTCTCTGTGTCCAGATAAGGCTGGTGCTGGAAGAAGTTTGCATCCAATTTTTTATCAGCAAGTTGCTGGTTTGGTTGTACATAGTCATTGAACGTAACGACTTGTAAACGAATACCTTGTGCTTCCAGCTCAGGCTTGATGCTTTCCAGAATCTCTGCGTGTGGTGTAGGTGAAGCTCCAACTTTCAATTCAACTGTACGTGGTGCCCCTGCTGAATTGTCTGCGCCGCTATCGGCGTCCTTGTTGTTTCCGCAAGCTGCGAGAACCACAATTAACATAAGACTAAGTAGAGCAAAAGACCATTTTTTCATGTGTAAAACCCCTTCTCTAATCATTTTTTTCATGTGGCGTCCGCATGAATGCATATCCATCATGTTATCTATGTGTTATTTCCTGGTGAAAAATGTAACCAAGCGATCTCCGGCCATCTGGAGAATTTGCACAAGAATGATCATCGACACTACGGATATAATCATGATTTCATTTTGATAACGGAAATATCCATAGTTGATTGCCAGTGTTCCCAGACCTCCACCACCAACCATGCCCGCCATCGCCGTATAGGAGACAAGCGTAACGATGGTGATCGTTATACCCGCAAGCAGTCCAGGCAGTGCCTCAGGCAGTAAGACCCGTCTTACAATCTGTCCGGTCGATGCGCCCATCGCCTGCGCAGCCTCAATGACACCCCGATCAACTTCTCGCAACGTCGTCTCCACCAATCGAGCAAAGTAAGGAGCTGCTGAAATAACTAAAGGTGGTATAACACCTAACACTCCTGTAGCTGTACCGACGAGTATACGAGTGAATGGAATAAGAGCAACAATCAATATGATAAATGGAACTGAGCGCAAAATATTCACAATCAAGGACAATATAATGTACACCGTCCGTGATTTGATCGAAGCAGATCGGGCTGTCATGAACAGCAGAACTCCGAGCGGTAAACCAAAGATTACGGTGAACAAGCCTGATACACCCAAAATTTGCAGCGTCTCAATAGAGGCTTTACCAACCTCTTCCCAACGTACGGTTGAAAAATCCATCTAACGAAGCACCTCCACATCAAGTCCCTCTGCGGTTAATTCTGATATCGTCCGATCAATCGCAATGGAATCACCCTCGAACCGAACGGTCAGCTGTCCATAAGGCACCTGTTTAATCGTAGAGATTGTACCCTGCAGGATGGCAAAATCCACGCCTGTCTTACGTACCGTTCTCGACAAAATCGCTTCATACGTTTTGTTACCCAGAAAGGATATCTTCACAAGTTTGGAAGCAGCACCTGCCTGCAATTCAATGCCTGCATTCGCCAGAGCGGTCTCTTCCAGAGCGAGTCCAGCTTCATGGTCACGCATCATGAAGTCCCGCGTAATCGCATGCTGCGGCTTCAGGAACACTTCGGTTACAGGTCCCTGTTCCACAATGCCACCTTGATGAATGACAGCTACCTTGTCACAGATGTTCTGAATGACATGCATCTCATGTGTGATCAGCACAATCGTAAGGTTGTACTTTTCATTAATGTCGAGCAATAACTTCAGGATTGAATTTGTCGTCTGCGGATCAAGTGCCGAAGTAGCCTCATCACAGAGAAGTACATTCGGATCACTTGCAAGTGCTCTCGCAATCCCTACACGTTGTTTCTGTCCACCCGATAATTGAGCTGGATATTTTTTGCTATGGTTCTCCAGGCCAACGAGATTGAGCATTTCCTTCACTTTGCGATCAATGGCATCCTTTGGTGTATTCACAAGCTTTAGCGGAAAAGCCACATTATCATATACCGTTGCCGAAGATAACAGATTAAAGTGTTGAAAAATCATCCCGATCTTGCGTCTCTGTTGCTGCAGTTCGGTTTTGCTCAGTTCAGTCAGGTTGATCCCATCAACCCATACTTCACCCTCCGTAGGCCGTTCTAGCAAATTAATGCAGCGAATCAATGTACTTTTGCCCGCTCCAGAATGCCCAATCACGCCGTAGATTTCGCCCTTTTGGATGTTCAAATTCAGCTCGGATAACGCTGTTGTAGATTTTGCCCCTTTGCCGTACGTTTTCGTTAAACCTTTTAATTCAATCAATCGCACTTGCCCCTTTCCAACCACCTACATGTATCTTTACCCGATCTAAAGGAAAACTCCCCTTAAAGTACAAAAAAAGAGCCCTTTGCAGAAACAAAGAGGGCTCTTCACGTGAAAGAATATACCTTCTCATCTGCCAAAATCGTGCCTTGCACCATTTTGTAGGAATTAGCACCTAACATCTATAACGAATGATACATGTATCATGTCATTACAAATCGGTTGCCGGGCTTCATCGGGCCTGTCCCTCCGCCGCTCTCGATAAGAAATATGTTATTGTAGGATTTTATAAGTTCATGTAGTTTATGCTTTATAATGTGAATGTAACTTTTGAGAAATATCATTTCATTCTTCGTCATTGTAACACTCTAATTGAAACTCAGTATATTCCAAGTATTCCGATTTGTCAAAGGGAA
Coding sequences:
- the rarD gene encoding EamA family transporter RarD encodes the protein MNSGLINAIIAYIMWGVLPLYWKLFENVPAGEILSHRVVWSFVFMGIFVAVQRRWGDMKRILTSRSTLLSLTASGLLIAINWLIFIWAVNNGHVVETSLGYYLNPLLNVLLAVVFLHEKPNRGQWLAIAIAGVAVLIIAIDYGRFPWVAISLAVSFGLYGLAKKKIKQDASVGLFSETAVVLPIALGYWIYLAIVGKATAWTLPAPMFFELLLSGVVTALPLLFFARAAARMSLSTLGFVQYIGPTIMLILSVFVFKETVSPVLLVGFALIWIALIVYATASMRATRLAKVS
- a CDS encoding NAD(P)-dependent oxidoreductase: MNIAIIGATGKAGSVILKEAADRGHKVTAIVRNASKLEDKSLNTLEKDVFDLTAEDVKAFDVVVNAFGALAGKENLHVEVGQALINILKDAPNTRLIVVGGAGSLFTDESKTLRLFESPGFPDAYKATATNQGQNLQDLQASSGIQWTFLSPAGFFNPEGVRTGKYQAGNDVILVNSEGNSYISYADYAIALVDEIENPQHKNERFTVVGEVK
- a CDS encoding HesB/IscA family protein is translated as MINISETAADRLKEMLAQQETPGMFLRLGVAPGGCTGFSYAMGFDDKESDEDLYMDIQSMKVVVEKENLKYLDGLEIDFEESGMTGGFTIHNPNAVATCGCGSSFRTKEDAGVPDKDC
- the mqnE gene encoding aminofutalosine synthase MqnE encodes the protein MSTLVTPFTDKRMAEIVEKVQNGVRLSVEDGVYLYETDDLLTLGQLANEANLRKNGKKVYFIENMSLYFTNVCEAHCAFCNFRKDQGEEGSYTLSGQEMIDYVEQHIHPGVREFHIVGGHNNHVPFQYYVDSLRALNEKYPDVTLKAYTAAEIDFFTRISGLSIREVLQELQKAGLKTLTGGGAEILSDEYRKKMRVDKANVDRYLEVHRTAHELGMRTHTTMLYGSIESYEDRVNHMVQIRELQDETNGFMVFIPLSMQPKSKNASIMRRNSAYEDLKTIAISRLMLDNIDHIKAYFINIGPQLTQVALGFGASDAHGTIVRERISHAAGALTPEGLTRKELIWLIKGAGRIPVERDTFYNEIQVYE
- a CDS encoding NAD(P)/FAD-dependent oxidoreductase encodes the protein MKNFVILGGGYGGLTIIKELLEGKIPSDTQIILVDRSPFQGLKTEYYALAAGTVSDYDLRIQFPVSDKVTYRYGEVTSIDLEQRQIEFEGQDPLEYDKLVIGLGCTDRFHNTPGAEDYSCTIQSFSKTRETYLRLNEVKAYGNVHIVGGGLSGVEMAAELRESRPDLNISILDRGERVLSAFPQRLSVYVHEWFNEHQVETRGHIAISRVEPNAIYNRDEQILTDAVVWTAGIQPVKVVQDLDVTKDPQGRVVLNEYYQIPEYTDVYVVGDCASVPYAPSGQAAEVQGEQIAHIQHALWKGEKPNPHPLKLRGTLGALGKKSGFGLMGKTSMMGRVPRILKSGVLWMSKRHLG
- a CDS encoding YuzB family protein; translated protein: MRPIIEFCANNMHFGTDEVMDQLEENPDYDVIEYGCLTNCGQCSMTPFALVNGEVVITDKVEDLYNAILAKVAEADAWDDLDLD
- a CDS encoding NifU family protein encodes the protein MSENAQSTMYDEVSDVLDKLRPFLQRDGGDVELVDVEDGIIKLKLVGACGSCPSSTITLKAGIERALLEEVEGVQEVVQVF
- a CDS encoding SDR family oxidoreductase, which encodes MKGKVALITGSAKGLGKMTALSLADQGCHIALNYVHSRIEAEALKAQIIAKGVRCIAIQADISKVEDISSLVEQVEGNLGSIDILVNNAGPFVRERRLFADYSEAEVQMLVQGNLLGPMLLDQRVLPEMRRKQWGRIIHFGFSHAGEARSWPHRAVYAAAKVGLVSFTKTLAVEEAPYGITVNMVCPGDIRGANKEKTIDEMAGITDEETPRGRPGSGEDIARVITYLCLDHSDFITGNIMDVSGGLDPIRPTIQREDT
- a CDS encoding DUF2167 domain-containing protein, with product MLSLFTVFSALQVSAASESEQAPDEYDWIIGPASVSMDGKATLEVPESHSYLDKANTQRSILNSDGKPNGNEIGSLTSNSEFGSWYVVFEYVKTGHIHDDDQNLSAEELLSSYIRGTEEDNRELDPKYRTYITGWEIEPAYDSTKHQLVYSLGFKNADQQAMVNYNVKLLTREGYITAILVTDTANFQQSRQTFEETVLNQLHINAGYTYEEYNASTDKTSTIGLNSLLMGGIGYTASQKFSALLLLKKGWALILVVVLGLIGWIRYKIKSSHGEEETLSPSERTYLQEADEQQYADQNELSYYRQSGHPPNAEKQDKP